One stretch of Tenacibaculum sp. MAR_2010_89 DNA includes these proteins:
- a CDS encoding efflux RND transporter permease subunit: MTEKQKKQVDKEFGLSSWAIGNKTTIYVLMVLILILGISAFVNMPRENFPEIRETKIYISSIYPGNTAEDIEKLITDPLEEKLKTVSNVVKVTSTSQEDVSMVVVEFDEKIAVDQAKQKVKDEIDQKTSGEDWPTFNGAKVEPNVFELSISEEMPILNINISGDYPVDKLKEFGEYLEDEIETLSEIKKVDIRGAEEKEVEIAVDIYKMMAAKVSFQDIINAVNGGNLTMSAGNLIASGQRRTIRILGEIEEPQELQNFVVKSEKGNSIYLKDLAVVTFKDKDKTTYAREFGEAVVMLDVKKRSGKNMVEAAEKIRKIVADAKVDVFPSNLKVTIANDQSSKTIGQVDDLVNNIIFGVILVVLVLMFFLGFKNALFVGFAIPMSMFMSLMILNWFGYTMNTMILFGLIMGLGMLVDNGIVVVENVYRLMDEGMSRTEAAKKGIGEIAFPIIISTLTTVAAFVPLGMWPGTMGQFMKYFPITLSAVLGSSLFVAIFFNSVMVSQFMGVEDKSMPLKRIIAMSSIMGGIGLLIMIFGGANRALGTIMVFTAIMLWLYRIALRPWANAFQNKILPRWERFYEKSLRAVLKGYRPIIITVLTVVMLVVAFGGFGASVASQRTKVEFFPDNTPNQIIVYIEYPQGTDIEKTNTIMKDLEERVYKVLNSSEYLDGDHNFLVESTVSQVGAGSGNPQTDGGSTAEMPHRGKITASMREYKFRRGANSKELQKKVTEVLKGVYPGLAISVEKEAVGPPAGYPINIELEGKDYGELINTAEKMRDFINSKSIPGIDELKIDVNKSKPAMLVNVDRKKAGELGVSSAQVGQQLRNSIFGAKAGIYKEDGEDYDIYVRFNKDNRYNKSAIFNQKITFRDPSNGQVKTIPVSAVAKQTNTSGYSAIKHKQAKRIVTVYSALAPGYTDAASIVGKIRSEMKTFTEKPATVKIDYTGQIEEQNKQMLFLMGAFFTGLGLIFFILIFQFNSISKPAIIMLAIFLSLIGVFGGLILTAAPFVIMMTMMGIISLAGIVVNNGVVLLDYTQLLIDRKKVEQSIGENDYVDVDTLKEAIIRGGKARLRPVLLTAITTILGLIPLAWGININFFTLVSELNPHIYIGGDNVIFWGPLAKTVIYGLFIATFLTLIVVPILFYLITKFKMWLRSVL; this comes from the coding sequence GACTGAAAAACAAAAAAAACAAGTCGATAAAGAATTTGGTCTATCCTCTTGGGCTATTGGTAATAAAACTACCATCTATGTATTAATGGTGTTAATTCTTATTTTAGGAATTTCAGCTTTTGTTAACATGCCTAGAGAGAATTTCCCTGAAATTAGAGAGACAAAAATTTATATCAGTTCTATATATCCTGGTAATACAGCTGAAGATATAGAGAAATTAATAACTGACCCGTTAGAAGAGAAATTAAAAACGGTTAGTAATGTTGTAAAAGTAACATCTACTTCACAAGAAGATGTTTCTATGGTTGTTGTTGAGTTTGATGAAAAAATAGCCGTAGATCAAGCAAAACAAAAAGTAAAAGATGAAATAGACCAAAAAACGTCAGGTGAAGATTGGCCAACATTTAACGGAGCGAAGGTAGAACCTAATGTTTTTGAGTTAAGTATTTCTGAAGAAATGCCTATTTTAAATATTAATATTTCTGGAGATTATCCTGTAGATAAGTTAAAAGAATTTGGAGAATATTTAGAAGATGAGATAGAAACGTTATCAGAAATTAAAAAGGTAGATATCCGTGGAGCTGAAGAGAAAGAAGTTGAAATAGCGGTAGATATTTACAAAATGATGGCAGCTAAGGTTAGTTTTCAAGATATCATTAATGCTGTTAATGGAGGAAACTTAACAATGTCTGCTGGAAACTTAATTGCAAGTGGACAAAGGCGTACTATTCGTATTTTAGGTGAAATTGAAGAACCACAAGAGTTGCAAAATTTTGTTGTAAAGTCTGAAAAAGGAAATTCAATTTATTTAAAAGATCTTGCTGTTGTAACCTTTAAAGATAAGGACAAAACAACCTACGCACGTGAATTTGGGGAAGCTGTTGTAATGTTGGATGTTAAAAAACGTTCAGGTAAAAACATGGTAGAAGCAGCAGAGAAAATTAGAAAAATTGTTGCCGATGCAAAAGTTGATGTATTTCCTAGTAATTTGAAAGTTACTATAGCTAATGATCAATCTTCTAAAACAATAGGTCAGGTAGATGATTTAGTGAATAATATTATTTTCGGAGTTATTTTAGTGGTATTAGTACTAATGTTTTTCCTTGGATTTAAAAATGCATTATTCGTAGGTTTTGCAATTCCAATGTCAATGTTTATGTCATTAATGATATTAAACTGGTTTGGTTATACCATGAATACAATGATCCTTTTTGGTCTAATTATGGGGCTTGGGATGTTGGTAGATAATGGTATTGTTGTTGTTGAAAACGTGTATCGTTTGATGGATGAAGGGATGTCAAGAACTGAAGCAGCGAAAAAGGGAATTGGAGAAATTGCTTTCCCTATTATCATTTCAACCTTAACAACGGTCGCTGCTTTTGTTCCTTTAGGAATGTGGCCAGGAACTATGGGGCAATTCATGAAGTATTTTCCAATTACGTTATCAGCAGTATTAGGGTCATCTTTATTTGTAGCGATCTTTTTTAACTCAGTAATGGTTTCGCAATTTATGGGTGTGGAAGATAAGAGCATGCCTTTAAAGCGTATTATAGCGATGTCTTCAATTATGGGAGGTATTGGTTTATTGATTATGATTTTTGGAGGTGCTAATAGAGCTTTAGGGACAATTATGGTGTTTACAGCTATTATGTTGTGGTTGTATCGAATAGCTTTAAGACCATGGGCAAATGCTTTTCAAAATAAAATATTACCAAGATGGGAGCGCTTTTATGAAAAATCATTAAGAGCAGTTTTAAAAGGATACAGACCAATTATTATAACTGTTTTAACTGTTGTAATGTTAGTGGTTGCTTTTGGTGGTTTTGGAGCTTCAGTAGCTAGTCAAAGAACAAAAGTTGAGTTTTTTCCTGATAATACACCAAATCAAATTATAGTTTATATTGAATACCCTCAAGGTACAGATATAGAAAAAACGAATACTATAATGAAAGATTTAGAAGAGCGAGTATATAAAGTATTAAACTCTTCCGAATATCTTGATGGTGATCATAACTTCTTGGTAGAAAGTACTGTTTCTCAAGTAGGAGCAGGCTCAGGGAATCCGCAAACTGATGGGGGTTCTACTGCTGAAATGCCACATAGAGGAAAAATAACTGCGTCAATGCGTGAGTATAAATTTCGAAGAGGGGCAAATAGTAAAGAATTGCAGAAAAAAGTAACGGAAGTTTTAAAAGGAGTTTATCCTGGATTGGCAATTTCCGTAGAAAAAGAGGCAGTAGGTCCTCCTGCTGGTTATCCTATTAATATAGAATTGGAAGGGAAAGATTATGGAGAATTGATAAATACTGCTGAGAAGATGCGTGATTTTATCAACTCAAAAAGTATTCCTGGAATAGATGAATTAAAGATTGATGTAAATAAATCAAAGCCAGCAATGTTAGTTAATGTTGATCGTAAAAAAGCTGGAGAGCTAGGAGTTAGTTCTGCTCAAGTTGGGCAACAATTGCGTAATTCAATATTTGGAGCTAAGGCAGGGATTTATAAAGAAGATGGTGAAGATTATGATATTTATGTTCGTTTTAATAAGGATAATAGGTATAACAAGAGCGCCATTTTTAATCAGAAAATAACATTTAGAGATCCTTCAAATGGTCAAGTAAAAACAATACCAGTTTCTGCAGTAGCTAAACAAACTAATACGTCAGGATATAGTGCAATTAAACATAAGCAAGCTAAGAGAATTGTAACCGTTTATTCAGCTTTAGCTCCTGGATATACAGATGCGGCTTCTATTGTTGGGAAAATTAGAAGCGAAATGAAAACGTTTACTGAAAAACCAGCAACTGTTAAAATTGATTATACAGGACAAATTGAAGAACAGAATAAGCAAATGTTGTTCTTAATGGGGGCTTTCTTTACTGGTTTAGGGTTGATTTTCTTTATTTTGATTTTCCAATTTAATTCGATTTCAAAGCCCGCTATTATTATGTTGGCAATCTTTTTAAGTTTAATTGGAGTTTTTGGAGGGTTAATATTAACCGCAGCACCATTTGTTATAATGATGACGATGATGGGAATTATTTCATTAGCAGGTATCGTTGTGAATAATGGAGTGGTTTTATTAGATTATACTCAATTACTGATTGATCGTAAAAAAGTAGAGCAAAGTATAGGAGAAAATGATTATGTAGATGTTGATACCTTAAAAGAAGCTATCATTAGAGGAGGTAAAGCACGTTTACGACCAGTATTATTAACTGCAATTACTACTATTTTAGGGTTAATACCATTAGCATGGGGAATAAACATTAACTTTTTTACCTTGGTTAGTGAGTTAAACCCACATATTTATATTGGAGGTGATAATGTAATATTCTGGGGGCCACTTGCAAAAACGGTAATTTACGGGTTATTTATAGCTACCTTTTTAACTTTAATTGTAGTGCCAATATTATTTTATTTAATAACTAAGTTTAAAATGTGGTTACGTAGCGTTTTATAA
- a CDS encoding TonB-dependent receptor domain-containing protein, whose translation MKNLLSIFILFFVISLSAQVTVTGKVVEKSTNQPLEFATIIFKNPATNQIITGESTDQKGNYSVKVKKGVYNVIVEFIGFKNYSINSLSLTKNKKMVTIHLEENAQALDEVEVIAEKSTTEYKLDKRVFNVGKDLISKGGSVNDILNNVPSVNVDIEGAVSLRGNSNVRILINGKPSVLTSNNGLESIPSETIQKVEVITNPSAKYDAEGTGGIINIILKKNKNNDFGSSLQFTTGAPDNHSINYNMNYKKEKFNLFSNISYRYMSFNGNGYLNRTNFTNNTISSFSNRTTDMNRSRSTFNLYFGSDYYINDQNTLTLSYYYRNNTSKNSVDYTFNFLNNLKQIDNVLTSKETYKEPQKANQIELNYVKTFAKKGQKLTVNFQYDFWNDDENELVEEQQTFPTTSAINLLKSRDIESSKDFLFQSDFKLPISKKTHIEMGIKGEIRNIDSNYKVWDNATLIDSLDNLLKYNERIYGAYIQYGNRKNKLQYLVGLRAEYANTGSTDRKNKFKTAKSYTDLFPTAHLTYNFNKRANMQLSYSRRIRRPSFWHLNPFGGISDRRNIRVGNPDLNPMYTNSFELGVLKRWNKFTFNPSIYYQRTTNVFETLIIPNTTGALISKPINSGTENRFGAELALRYSPNKWWRLSSEFNYYSFDQRGIYTVNDNTWSTRLNSRMRFSKLTIQSSFNYRGERQSGQIFTEAQYRANIGISKDFLEDKATVTLNMNNILDSRVSKQLITGENYTTNTYNRPIGRFTSITFTYRFNRSKKVRDRLPD comes from the coding sequence ATGAAAAATTTACTATCAATATTTATTTTATTCTTTGTAATTTCACTTTCAGCACAGGTAACAGTTACTGGAAAGGTTGTTGAAAAGAGCACAAATCAACCATTAGAATTCGCAACAATTATTTTTAAAAACCCTGCTACAAATCAAATTATAACCGGTGAATCAACTGATCAAAAAGGGAACTATTCTGTAAAAGTCAAAAAAGGTGTTTATAACGTAATAGTTGAGTTTATAGGATTTAAAAACTATTCCATAAATAGTCTCTCACTTACAAAGAACAAAAAAATGGTTACTATTCATTTAGAAGAAAATGCGCAAGCCTTAGATGAAGTAGAAGTCATTGCAGAAAAATCAACTACCGAATACAAGTTAGATAAGCGTGTTTTTAACGTTGGTAAAGATTTAATTTCAAAAGGAGGGTCAGTAAACGACATTTTAAACAATGTTCCTTCTGTTAATGTAGATATTGAAGGTGCAGTAAGCCTAAGAGGAAACTCTAATGTACGTATTTTAATTAATGGAAAACCTTCTGTTTTAACAAGCAACAACGGCTTGGAATCTATTCCCTCAGAAACCATCCAAAAGGTAGAAGTTATTACGAATCCATCAGCCAAATACGATGCTGAAGGAACCGGAGGAATCATTAATATTATTTTAAAGAAAAATAAAAACAATGACTTTGGTAGCTCACTCCAATTCACCACAGGAGCGCCAGACAATCATAGTATTAATTACAATATGAACTATAAAAAAGAAAAATTTAATCTATTTTCAAATATTTCATATCGTTACATGTCGTTTAATGGTAATGGTTACTTAAACAGAACTAATTTTACCAATAACACTATTAGTTCATTTTCTAATAGAACAACAGACATGAATAGATCCCGCAGTACGTTTAATCTTTATTTTGGGAGTGATTACTACATAAATGATCAAAACACCCTAACCCTAAGCTACTACTATAGAAATAACACCAGTAAAAACAGTGTAGATTATACTTTTAATTTTTTAAACAACTTAAAACAAATAGACAATGTTCTTACCTCTAAAGAAACATATAAAGAACCTCAAAAAGCGAATCAAATTGAATTAAACTATGTAAAAACATTTGCCAAAAAAGGTCAAAAATTAACTGTAAATTTTCAATATGATTTTTGGAATGATGACGAAAACGAATTAGTTGAAGAGCAACAAACATTTCCTACAACCTCAGCAATAAATTTATTAAAAAGTAGAGATATAGAAAGCAGTAAAGATTTTTTATTTCAATCTGACTTTAAATTACCTATTTCAAAAAAAACACATATTGAAATGGGAATAAAAGGAGAAATCAGGAACATTGATAGCAACTATAAAGTATGGGACAACGCTACACTAATAGATAGCTTAGATAACTTATTAAAATACAACGAACGTATTTACGGAGCATACATACAATATGGTAACAGAAAAAACAAACTACAATACCTAGTTGGACTACGAGCAGAATATGCTAATACTGGAAGTACAGACAGGAAAAACAAATTTAAAACTGCAAAAAGTTATACTGACTTATTTCCAACAGCACATTTAACCTATAACTTTAATAAGAGAGCAAACATGCAACTAAGTTATAGTAGAAGAATAAGACGTCCTAGTTTCTGGCATTTAAACCCTTTTGGAGGAATTTCAGATAGGCGAAATATTCGTGTTGGTAATCCCGATTTAAATCCTATGTACACAAACTCTTTTGAGTTAGGTGTATTAAAACGTTGGAATAAATTCACCTTTAATCCTTCTATTTATTATCAACGTACAACAAATGTTTTTGAAACCTTAATAATTCCAAATACGACAGGAGCATTAATTTCCAAACCTATAAACTCAGGAACTGAAAATAGATTTGGAGCTGAATTAGCTTTACGATATTCTCCTAACAAATGGTGGCGTTTATCTAGTGAATTTAACTATTATTCTTTTGATCAAAGAGGGATTTACACAGTAAACGATAATACATGGTCTACTCGTTTAAACTCAAGAATGAGATTTTCAAAACTTACCATCCAGTCAAGCTTTAACTATAGAGGAGAAAGACAAAGTGGTCAAATATTTACTGAAGCTCAATACAGAGCAAACATAGGGATTAGCAAAGATTTTTTAGAAGATAAAGCTACTGTTACTCTAAATATGAATAATATTTTAGACTCAAGAGTTAGCAAACAATTAATAACAGGAGAAAATTACACAACAAATACATACAATCGTCCAATTGGTAGATTTACTTCAATAACGTTTACTTATCGCTTTAACCGATCAAAAAAAGTTAGAGATCGTTTGCCTGATTAA
- a CDS encoding ankyrin repeat domain-containing protein, translating into MKRLLLIIISSFTLSSYSQDNCKKLLDAVNKRNITQVRTLLKTTNPNCSFRGLGEPRSPLVSAARKGDLTIGKLLISYNASTEYHSSGDETPLIATSANGHLNFVSYLIKKGAKINKQVNGDGTALIAAVRNNHYKIAEILLKNGADPMLNSPGDEYPMYHAISTKNEAMITLLKKYIK; encoded by the coding sequence ATGAAAAGGTTATTATTAATTATTATTAGTTCTTTTACTTTATCAAGCTACTCTCAAGACAATTGTAAGAAACTACTAGATGCAGTAAATAAAAGAAACATAACGCAAGTTCGTACATTATTAAAAACTACAAATCCAAATTGTAGTTTCAGAGGCTTAGGTGAACCTAGATCTCCATTAGTCTCAGCAGCTCGAAAAGGAGACTTAACTATTGGTAAACTTTTAATTTCTTATAACGCTTCAACTGAATACCATTCATCTGGAGACGAAACTCCTTTAATTGCTACTTCAGCAAATGGGCATTTAAATTTCGTTAGTTACCTTATTAAAAAAGGAGCAAAAATTAATAAACAAGTAAATGGTGATGGCACTGCTTTAATTGCTGCTGTTAGAAATAATCATTATAAAATTGCTGAAATTTTATTAAAAAACGGCGCAGATCCTATGCTGAATTCTCCTGGTGACGAATACCCAATGTACCATGCAATTTCAACAAAAAATGAAGCTATGATAACCTTATTAAAAAAATACATTAAATAA
- a CDS encoding sensor histidine kinase, producing the protein MITITTIINFFQKKRALQHLLFWFAFFILDFPKDSIKHNQEFTFIGTTVMSLCHMIPQILTSYFLAYYVIPKFLLKKKYVKTIILFLLGSYLLAAFNRFLVVHVGEILVRKGFFTQEPILEILSDWKKLLFYYIPSMYLITLIFLSVKYFMDYKKVTEKGLVLEKEKTKSELETLKAQLNPHFLFNTLNNIYTLSLENSPKTPTSIGKLSEILDHILYRCNGKFVTLSSEIQLMKNYIELEKLRYDDRLQISFITEIENDIEIPPLILLSLVENAFKHGAGEDSGSPKINIHISNNEEGFLFKISNSVSKDYQSKSKESIGLTNIRKQLNLIYQKKYSLEIDYSNYNFTVMLNINES; encoded by the coding sequence ATGATTACAATAACAACTATTATTAATTTTTTTCAGAAGAAGAGAGCATTACAGCATCTTCTATTTTGGTTTGCTTTTTTTATTTTAGATTTCCCTAAAGATTCTATTAAACATAATCAAGAGTTTACTTTTATAGGAACAACAGTGATGTCCTTATGTCATATGATTCCACAAATATTGACTTCTTATTTTTTAGCATATTATGTAATCCCAAAGTTTTTGTTGAAGAAAAAATATGTAAAAACAATTATATTGTTTTTGTTGGGATCTTATTTGTTAGCTGCATTTAATCGGTTTTTAGTGGTGCATGTTGGTGAAATATTAGTAAGAAAAGGTTTTTTTACACAAGAGCCAATCTTGGAAATACTATCCGATTGGAAAAAACTTCTTTTTTACTACATACCAAGTATGTATCTAATCACATTAATATTTCTTTCAGTCAAATACTTTATGGATTATAAAAAAGTAACGGAAAAAGGATTGGTGTTAGAGAAAGAAAAAACTAAAAGTGAGTTGGAAACTTTAAAAGCACAATTGAATCCGCATTTTTTATTCAATACGTTGAATAATATTTATACACTTTCTTTAGAGAACTCTCCAAAAACACCAACATCGATTGGTAAGCTTTCAGAGATTTTAGATCATATACTATATAGGTGTAATGGTAAATTTGTGACACTTTCTAGTGAAATACAACTGATGAAGAATTATATAGAATTAGAAAAATTAAGATATGATGATAGATTGCAAATTTCTTTTATTACAGAAATTGAAAATGATATAGAAATCCCTCCATTAATTTTATTGTCGTTAGTAGAAAATGCTTTTAAACATGGAGCTGGAGAAGATAGCGGGTCGCCAAAAATTAATATTCATATATCAAATAATGAAGAAGGGTTTCTTTTTAAGATTTCAAACTCTGTGTCAAAAGATTATCAATCTAAAAGCAAAGAGAGCATTGGTCTTACGAATATTAGAAAGCAACTTAATTTAATTTACCAAAAAAAATATAGTTTGGAAATAGATTATTCTAACTATAATTTTACAGTAATGTTAAATATTAATGAAAGTTAG
- a CDS encoding LytTR family DNA-binding domain-containing protein, producing MKIKCLLVDDEPLAIKLIENHISKIDSLQVVATCNNAIKAFEILSTQEIDLLFLDIKMPNITGIDFLKTIKNPPKTIFTTAYRDYAIESYDLDVVDYLLKPITFERFFKSIDKFLRANSLIVPEKKEVLQDEFILVKSGNKHHKIKIDQILFIESLKDYIKIHTVNDKRIVSKYKIGEIEEELANKNFLRVHRSYVINTNKISAFTINDIEVNSVEIPIGASYKDKVITFLKNIV from the coding sequence ATGAAAATAAAATGTTTGTTAGTTGATGATGAACCATTAGCTATTAAGTTGATAGAAAATCATATTTCAAAAATTGATTCTTTACAGGTTGTGGCTACTTGCAATAATGCTATAAAAGCATTTGAAATTTTAAGTACTCAGGAAATAGATTTATTGTTTTTGGATATAAAAATGCCTAATATTACTGGAATTGATTTTTTGAAAACTATAAAAAACCCTCCGAAAACAATTTTCACAACAGCATATAGAGATTATGCTATTGAGAGTTACGATTTAGATGTGGTTGATTATTTATTAAAACCTATAACATTTGAGCGTTTCTTCAAATCTATTGATAAATTTCTTAGAGCGAATTCTTTAATTGTACCTGAAAAAAAAGAAGTTTTACAAGATGAATTTATCCTTGTTAAATCAGGGAATAAGCATCATAAAATTAAAATTGATCAAATTTTATTTATAGAAAGTTTGAAAGATTATATTAAAATTCATACGGTTAATGATAAACGAATTGTTTCTAAATACAAAATAGGTGAAATAGAAGAAGAATTAGCAAATAAAAATTTTTTACGGGTACATCGTTCCTATGTCATAAATACAAATAAAATTTCAGCTTTTACAATTAATGATATAGAAGTGAATTCAGTTGAAATTCCTATTGGGGCTAGTTATAAAGATAAGGTTATTACTTTTTTAAAGAATATAGTTTAA
- a CDS encoding heme-binding protein, which produces MNITLLEAENVISRAKIKANQLNVYMNIAVVDAGANLLTFARMDGAVLGAIDIAIKKAKTARLFNKETGVLGELSQPNGPLFNIEHSNGGLITFPGGIPIKNADGDIIGAIGVSGSSIENDFLVAEYAVTLLQ; this is translated from the coding sequence ATGAATATCACATTACTTGAAGCTGAAAATGTAATTAGCAGGGCGAAAATTAAAGCAAATCAATTAAATGTATATATGAATATAGCAGTTGTTGATGCGGGAGCAAATTTATTGACTTTTGCTAGAATGGATGGAGCTGTACTAGGAGCTATAGATATCGCTATTAAAAAGGCTAAAACAGCTCGTTTATTTAATAAAGAAACAGGAGTGTTGGGTGAGTTGTCACAACCTAATGGACCCTTATTTAATATTGAACATTCAAATGGTGGATTAATTACATTTCCAGGAGGAATTCCAATAAAAAATGCAGATGGTGATATTATAGGGGCTATTGGGGTTAGTGGAAGTTCAATAGAAAATGATTTTCTTGTAGCAGAATATGCAGTTACATTATTACAGTAA
- a CDS encoding regulatory protein RecX yields MSKKVFTVDEIKRKIEFYCVYQDRCHKDVEKKLRDYNLIPEAREYVLLHLLEHNFLNEERFSKSFARGKFRIKKWGKQRIVRELKQREISSYNIKTALKEIDEQDYIATLYSLIEKKNNFLSETNLFKKKKKIIDHLLYKGFETNLIFEAVNEVVI; encoded by the coding sequence ATGAGTAAAAAAGTATTTACTGTTGATGAAATTAAGAGGAAAATTGAATTTTATTGTGTATACCAAGATCGATGTCATAAAGATGTAGAAAAAAAATTAAGAGACTATAATTTAATTCCTGAAGCAAGAGAGTATGTTTTATTACATCTTTTGGAACACAATTTTTTAAATGAAGAACGATTTTCAAAAAGTTTTGCTAGAGGGAAGTTTAGAATAAAAAAGTGGGGTAAGCAACGAATAGTTCGTGAATTAAAACAAAGAGAGATATCGTCTTATAATATCAAAACGGCTTTAAAAGAGATTGATGAACAAGACTATATAGCTACTTTATACAGTTTAATAGAAAAGAAAAATAACTTTTTAAGCGAAACAAACTTATTTAAGAAAAAAAAGAAGATTATAGATCACCTATTATACAAAGGTTTTGAAACTAATTTAATTTTTGAAGCAGTAAATGAAGTCGTTATTTGA
- a CDS encoding nuclear transport factor 2 family protein, protein MKNFLLLFSLSVFIFTACNEKKEAQKISIKEIKTEVNLLLNNWHNAAAEANYENYFNSLANTSIYIGTDASENWTKKEFSNFCKPYFDKGKAWDFKPLERNIYTSNNNEIVWFDELLNTWMGTCRGSGVLEKNKNNEWKIKHYVLSVEIPNNDIRKVIDIKKVQDSLFLSKFK, encoded by the coding sequence ATGAAAAATTTTCTATTACTATTTTCTTTAAGCGTATTTATTTTTACTGCATGTAATGAAAAAAAAGAAGCCCAAAAAATTAGTATTAAGGAAATAAAAACAGAAGTTAATCTGTTATTAAACAATTGGCACAATGCTGCTGCAGAAGCTAATTATGAAAATTATTTTAATAGTCTGGCGAATACTTCTATTTATATTGGAACTGATGCTTCAGAAAATTGGACTAAAAAAGAATTCAGTAACTTTTGTAAACCTTATTTTGACAAAGGAAAAGCTTGGGATTTTAAACCTCTTGAAAGAAATATTTACACTAGTAATAACAACGAAATTGTTTGGTTTGATGAATTACTGAATACATGGATGGGAACCTGTAGAGGCTCAGGAGTACTAGAAAAAAATAAAAATAACGAATGGAAAATTAAACACTATGTTTTATCTGTAGAGATTCCTAACAACGATATAAGAAAAGTAATTGACATCAAAAAAGTACAAGACTCCCTATTCTTATCTAAATTCAAATAA